A stretch of the Psychroserpens sp. Hel_I_66 genome encodes the following:
- a CDS encoding SulP family inorganic anion transporter: protein MILGQTTRKNFTQNPKNDILSGLTVALALVPEAVAFAFVAGIPPLVGLYGALMMGIVTALFGGRPGMISGATGAMAVVMVHLIQKGNEVGAALDTPIDQLGLQWLFITLLFVGGIQILAGLFKLGKFVRLIPHPVMMGFVNGLAIVIFLSQLGMFPNAVPQDISFLNDTSAWFSALFSNIELWKMLAFIGLTMGIMFGLPKLTKKVPAALVAIIVVACITIFGGFEMSTVGSFIVEKGGTGLEGSLPSFQDQIFGLFGTLAGHWDLIFSTAFILAAVGLIESLMTLNLIDEMTETRGNGNRECIAQGGANMLNGFFGGMGGCAMIGQSIINVDSGGRGRLSGAVAAIALLCFVLFGAPLIEQIPIAALIGVMFMVVIGTFAWSSFRIIRKIPLSDAIVLIAVSAITVWQDLAIAVIAGVIISALVFAWKNATMIRARKRIQADGTKTYEIWGPLFFGSIQNFNSKFDVKNDPQHVEIDFIESRVSDHSALEAIFNLVNKYEAEGKIIKLKHLSEDCKLLMYKASPKFKEVIIEDVDDPRYHLAADPEKFTKPLSEYNM from the coding sequence ATGATATTAGGTCAAACTACCAGAAAAAACTTTACACAAAATCCAAAAAACGATATTCTTTCGGGCTTAACTGTTGCATTAGCTTTAGTTCCTGAAGCTGTGGCATTTGCATTTGTTGCTGGAATCCCTCCTTTGGTTGGTCTTTATGGCGCACTTATGATGGGTATTGTAACCGCTCTTTTTGGTGGTCGTCCAGGAATGATTTCTGGAGCTACAGGTGCTATGGCAGTTGTTATGGTGCACTTAATTCAGAAGGGAAATGAAGTTGGCGCAGCTCTAGACACACCTATAGACCAACTTGGTTTACAGTGGCTTTTCATCACATTATTGTTTGTTGGTGGTATCCAAATTCTAGCGGGTCTTTTCAAACTGGGTAAGTTTGTTAGACTTATCCCACATCCCGTAATGATGGGATTCGTGAATGGTTTGGCAATCGTGATTTTTCTATCCCAATTAGGTATGTTTCCTAATGCTGTTCCGCAGGATATCTCATTTTTAAATGATACCTCAGCTTGGTTTTCAGCATTATTTTCTAATATAGAATTATGGAAAATGCTAGCATTTATAGGTCTAACAATGGGAATCATGTTTGGTCTCCCTAAGCTTACCAAAAAAGTACCAGCTGCTTTAGTTGCTATTATAGTAGTTGCCTGTATCACGATATTTGGAGGTTTTGAGATGAGTACAGTAGGCTCATTTATAGTTGAAAAAGGTGGCACAGGATTAGAGGGAAGTTTACCGTCGTTTCAAGATCAAATTTTTGGTCTCTTCGGAACATTAGCTGGCCATTGGGATTTAATTTTCTCAACTGCTTTTATTCTTGCTGCAGTTGGTTTGATAGAATCGTTAATGACACTTAATCTCATTGATGAAATGACCGAAACAAGAGGTAATGGAAACCGAGAATGTATCGCTCAAGGTGGCGCAAACATGCTCAACGGTTTCTTTGGCGGAATGGGTGGATGTGCCATGATCGGACAGTCTATAATTAATGTAGATTCTGGTGGTCGTGGTCGATTATCTGGTGCTGTTGCAGCCATTGCTCTTTTGTGTTTTGTATTGTTTGGAGCACCTTTGATAGAACAAATCCCCATCGCTGCTTTAATTGGAGTTATGTTTATGGTCGTGATTGGTACGTTTGCATGGAGTAGTTTTAGAATTATAAGAAAAATACCATTATCTGATGCTATTGTTCTTATCGCTGTATCTGCAATAACAGTATGGCAGGATTTAGCTATTGCTGTGATTGCTGGTGTCATCATTTCTGCATTAGTATTTGCCTGGAAAAACGCAACGATGATTAGAGCTCGTAAAAGAATTCAAGCAGATGGCACAAAAACTTATGAAATATGGGGACCGTTATTTTTTGGTTCGATCCAAAACTTCAATTCAAAATTTGATGTAAAAAATGACCCTCAGCATGTAGAAATAGATTTTATAGAATCTCGAGTTAGCGATCACTCTGCACTTGAAGCTATCTTCAATTTAGTTAATAAATATGAAGCTGAAGGGAAAATTATCAAACTAAAACATCTTAGTGAAGACTGTAAATTATTGATGTATAAAGCGAGTCCTAAATTTAAGGAAGTCATTATTGAAGATGTGGACGATCCTAGATATCATTTGGCTGCAGATCCAGAAAAGTTTACAAAGCCACTTTCGGAATATAATATGTAA
- a CDS encoding thermonuclease family protein, protein MYHYKAKIIAVYDGDTVTALVDLGFLHFQEMKLRLFGIDTPELRGEEREQGMVVRDLLREMILDKEVEIHSYKDKQGKYGRYLATIVIDGLDINRWLLDEGHAQPYLL, encoded by the coding sequence ATGTATCATTATAAAGCTAAAATTATTGCAGTTTACGATGGAGATACCGTTACTGCATTAGTAGATTTGGGATTTCTCCATTTTCAGGAAATGAAATTACGTTTGTTTGGGATCGACACGCCAGAACTAAGAGGAGAGGAACGAGAACAAGGCATGGTTGTTCGAGACCTTTTAAGAGAAATGATTTTGGACAAAGAGGTAGAGATTCACTCTTACAAAGACAAGCAAGGAAAATACGGACGCTATCTTGCTACAATTGTCATTGATGGATTAGATATTAATAGGTGGCTTTTAGATGAAGGTCATGCACAACCTTATCTCCTTTAG
- a CDS encoding thiamine pyrophosphate-dependent enzyme, with translation MNKDILKKGFSKLCTAKAMTELYEANFKQVSKYVHATSRGHEAIQIALGMQLLPQDYAFPYYRDDAMLLSFGLEPYDLMLQLLAKKEDPFSAGRTYYSHPSLKDDDKPKIPHQSSATGMQAIPATGVAMGMQYKELQGLDDKTLNDLPFVVCSLGDASVTEGEIAEAFQMAALKQMPILYLVQDNGWDISANAAETRAQNAFEYAKGFHGLEAISIDGANFTESYNALEKVIDTIRKERRPFLVHAKVPLLNHHTSGVRMEWYRDDLDEAKSRDPYPVLKQQLLDIGFSSEEIDTIENAAKKKVQSDFEKALKAEDPKPEDLFTNDFVPTPISEEKGERAPKGAEKVVMVDCALFAVEELMKKHKECLLYGQDVGGRLGGVFREAATLAQKFGDDRVFNTPIQEAFIVGSTVGMSAVGLKPIVEVQFADYIWPGLNQLFTEVSRSCYLSNGKWPVSMILRVPIGAYGSGGPYHSSSVESVITNIRGIKIAYPSNGADLKGLMKAAYYDPNPVVILEHKGLYWSKVPGTKGATSIEPSEDYVLPFGKAWVLQEIWKQENLETLTIVTYGMGVHWAYNASGELGMRDQIEIIDLRTLFPLDEATIMKSVKKTGKCLVVTEEPSKNSFARALAGKIQEECFKYLDAPVMTIGSENMPAIPLNSTLEETMIPSTEKVKAKIKSLINY, from the coding sequence ATGAATAAGGATATTTTAAAAAAAGGATTTTCAAAACTCTGCACAGCGAAAGCGATGACAGAATTATATGAAGCTAATTTTAAACAAGTTTCAAAATATGTTCATGCCACATCGAGAGGTCACGAAGCGATTCAAATTGCTTTAGGCATGCAATTGCTGCCACAGGATTATGCATTTCCGTATTATAGAGATGACGCCATGTTATTATCATTTGGGCTAGAACCTTATGATTTGATGTTGCAATTATTAGCTAAAAAGGAAGATCCGTTTTCCGCAGGTAGAACTTATTACTCACATCCGAGTTTAAAGGATGATGATAAACCTAAAATCCCTCACCAATCCTCTGCAACTGGGATGCAAGCGATTCCTGCAACAGGTGTTGCGATGGGAATGCAGTATAAAGAACTCCAAGGTTTAGATGATAAAACGCTTAACGATTTACCATTTGTCGTTTGTTCTTTAGGCGACGCTTCAGTAACCGAAGGCGAAATTGCAGAAGCCTTTCAAATGGCAGCATTAAAGCAAATGCCAATTTTGTATTTGGTACAGGATAATGGTTGGGATATTTCTGCAAATGCTGCGGAAACGAGAGCACAGAACGCTTTCGAATACGCAAAGGGATTTCATGGTTTGGAAGCTATTTCAATTGATGGTGCCAATTTTACCGAAAGCTACAATGCTTTAGAAAAAGTAATTGATACAATTAGAAAAGAGCGTCGCCCATTTTTGGTACATGCTAAAGTCCCGTTATTAAATCACCATACCTCTGGTGTGCGAATGGAATGGTATCGTGATGATCTTGACGAAGCAAAGTCTCGTGATCCTTATCCGGTTTTAAAACAACAATTATTGGATATTGGTTTTTCTTCGGAAGAGATTGATACCATAGAAAATGCTGCAAAAAAGAAAGTACAATCCGACTTTGAAAAGGCCTTAAAAGCTGAAGATCCAAAACCCGAAGATTTATTCACTAACGATTTTGTGCCAACGCCAATTTCCGAAGAAAAAGGGGAGAGAGCACCAAAAGGCGCAGAGAAAGTAGTGATGGTAGATTGCGCATTGTTTGCTGTTGAAGAATTAATGAAAAAACATAAGGAATGCTTACTGTACGGTCAAGATGTTGGTGGACGTTTGGGTGGCGTTTTTAGAGAGGCAGCAACTTTGGCGCAAAAATTTGGAGATGACAGAGTGTTTAATACGCCAATTCAAGAAGCATTTATTGTTGGCTCAACGGTTGGGATGAGCGCTGTTGGGTTGAAACCGATAGTTGAGGTTCAGTTTGCAGATTATATTTGGCCTGGACTTAATCAATTATTTACAGAAGTAAGTAGAAGTTGCTATTTAAGTAACGGGAAATGGCCTGTAAGTATGATTTTGCGTGTGCCAATTGGTGCTTATGGTAGCGGTGGACCTTATCATTCGTCTTCCGTAGAAAGTGTGATTACCAATATTCGCGGAATCAAAATAGCGTATCCAAGTAACGGAGCAGATTTAAAAGGCTTAATGAAAGCTGCGTATTACGACCCAAATCCGGTAGTGATTTTGGAGCATAAAGGGTTATATTGGAGTAAAGTGCCAGGAACAAAAGGCGCGACATCTATTGAGCCAAGCGAAGATTATGTATTGCCATTTGGGAAAGCTTGGGTGCTTCAAGAGATCTGGAAACAGGAAAACTTAGAAACATTGACAATCGTTACCTATGGGATGGGTGTGCACTGGGCTTATAATGCTTCGGGAGAATTAGGAATGCGTGATCAAATTGAGATCATAGATTTGAGAACTCTGTTTCCGCTTGACGAGGCAACAATCATGAAGTCGGTTAAGAAAACTGGCAAATGCTTGGTAGTTACTGAAGAGCCAAGCAAAAATAGTTTTGCAAGAGCTTTGGCAGGCAAAATTCAAGAAGAGTGCTTTAAATATTTGGATGCACCAGTAATGACCATTGGGAGTGAGAATATGCCAGCAATACCGTTAAACTCAACATTAGAGGAAACAATGATTCCTTCTACGGAAAAAGTTAAAGCTAAAATAAAAAGCCTAATTAATTATTAA
- a CDS encoding dihydrolipoamide acetyltransferase family protein translates to MKNKEIPAFAGSYELKMPKMGESITEGTIINWLVNEGDSFEEGDIILEVATDKVDNEVPAPASGTMKTIKHQAKDVVAVGEVLAILEVSEEINSEEKKKETVKSSAVDTSQKKTKVSNKPKPVQQPLASTSFSVNNTNTFFSPLIIEIAKSHHISFEELSRIPATGNEGRLRKSDVFQYIEDGRPYKFAQPVTQDPTAYRIPQLTFDKGKGKVIEMDRMRQMIADHMVYSKHTSPHVTAYVEADMTNMVNWRNANKKAFQEKYGERLTFTPLFVEAVAKAVKDFPNINASVDGNKIIVKEDINIGMATALPSGNLIVPVVKNADTKDLKTLAENVSELAGKARENKLAGDDIKGSTFTISNVGTFGSVMGTPIINQPEVAILALGIIKKRPEVIETEKGDEIAIRSMMYLSLSFDHRVVDGFLGGSFVRRVADYFEQFDVDRTI, encoded by the coding sequence ATGAAAAATAAAGAGATTCCTGCCTTCGCAGGAAGTTATGAATTAAAAATGCCCAAGATGGGCGAAAGCATAACAGAGGGAACCATAATCAATTGGTTGGTAAATGAAGGTGATAGCTTTGAAGAAGGCGATATCATCCTCGAAGTGGCAACCGATAAAGTCGATAATGAAGTGCCTGCACCAGCATCGGGAACCATGAAAACCATAAAACATCAGGCAAAAGATGTTGTTGCTGTTGGAGAGGTGCTCGCTATTTTAGAAGTTTCAGAAGAAATAAATTCCGAAGAAAAAAAGAAAGAAACAGTTAAATCGAGCGCAGTCGATACATCCCAAAAGAAAACTAAAGTTTCAAACAAACCAAAACCGGTTCAACAACCTTTAGCTTCAACGTCGTTTTCAGTCAACAATACAAACACGTTTTTTTCACCTTTAATAATTGAAATTGCAAAATCACATCACATCAGTTTTGAAGAATTATCTAGAATTCCTGCAACAGGAAATGAGGGCAGATTGCGTAAAAGTGATGTATTTCAATATATAGAAGATGGTCGTCCGTACAAATTTGCACAACCTGTAACGCAAGATCCAACAGCTTATCGCATTCCGCAATTGACTTTCGATAAAGGCAAAGGAAAAGTCATAGAAATGGATAGAATGCGCCAAATGATTGCAGATCACATGGTGTATTCCAAGCACACATCACCTCACGTCACAGCTTATGTAGAAGCCGATATGACGAATATGGTGAATTGGAGAAATGCAAACAAAAAAGCATTTCAAGAAAAATATGGTGAGCGTTTAACCTTTACACCGTTATTTGTTGAGGCTGTGGCAAAAGCTGTTAAGGATTTTCCAAACATAAACGCCTCTGTAGATGGTAATAAAATTATTGTAAAAGAAGACATAAATATTGGTATGGCAACAGCATTGCCAAGTGGAAACCTAATTGTACCTGTGGTAAAAAATGCAGATACCAAAGATTTAAAAACACTTGCAGAGAATGTTAGCGAACTAGCAGGTAAAGCAAGAGAAAACAAGTTGGCAGGTGATGATATTAAAGGAAGTACGTTTACAATCTCTAATGTTGGAACCTTTGGAAGTGTAATGGGAACACCAATCATTAACCAACCTGAAGTTGCAATTCTAGCATTGGGTATTATTAAAAAAAGACCTGAAGTTATAGAAACCGAAAAAGGAGACGAAATTGCTATTAGAAGTATGATGTATTTATCGCTATCCTTTGACCATAGAGTGGTTGACGGATTTTTAGGCGGAAGTTTTGTACGACGCGTAGCCGATTATTTTGAACAATTTGATGTGGATAGAACGATATAA
- a CDS encoding GIY-YIG nuclease family protein translates to MSQWYVYIMTNKPNGVIYIGITDNIEERVKEHKLKIRPTSFTAKYNCNKLVYFEDFDDGKLANIRERQFKKWKRDWKIELIKEMNPSWMDLSMNWNLDYNKNRNEK, encoded by the coding sequence ATGAGTCAATGGTATGTGTATATCATGACAAATAAACCTAATGGAGTAATTTACATTGGAATTACTGATAATATTGAAGAAAGAGTTAAGGAACATAAATTAAAAATTCGTCCAACATCATTTACAGCTAAATATAACTGTAATAAGCTAGTTTATTTTGAAGATTTTGATGATGGCAAATTAGCAAATATTAGAGAACGACAATTCAAAAAATGGAAACGAGATTGGAAAATTGAACTCATTAAAGAAATGAACCCAAGCTGGATGGACTTAAGTATGAATTGGAATTTAGATTATAATAAAAATCGAAATGAAAAATAA